A DNA window from Mastomys coucha isolate ucsf_1 unplaced genomic scaffold, UCSF_Mcou_1 pScaffold21, whole genome shotgun sequence contains the following coding sequences:
- the Klk7 gene encoding kallikrein-7 has product MGAWLLSLITVLLSLALETAGQGERIIDGYKCKEGSKPWQVALLKDGQLHCGGVLVDEYWVLTAAHCKMGQYQVHLGSDKIGDQSAQKIKATKSFRHPGYSTKTHVNDIMLVRMDKPVKMSSNVQKVKLPDHCEPPGTMCTVSGWGTTTSPDVTFPSDLMCSDVKLISSKECKKVYKDLLGKTMLCAGIPDSKTNTCNGDSGGPLVCNDTLQGLVSWGTYPCGQPNDPGVYTQVCKYKRWLDETIKTYR; this is encoded by the exons ATGGGAGCCTGGCTCCTTTCCCTGATAACTGTGCTGCTGTCTTTAGCCCTGGAAACTGCTGGACAAG GCGAAAGAATTATAGATGGCTACAAATGTAAAGAAGGCTCGAAACCATGGCAGGTGGCTCTTCTCAAAGACGGTCAGCTTCACTGTGGAGGGGTGCTGGTGGACGAATACTGGGTGCTCACAGCAGCCCACTGCAAAATGGG TCAGTACCAAGTGCATCTGGGCAGTGATAAAATAGGGGATCAGAGTGCCCAGAAGATCAAGGCTACAAAGTCATTCCGACACCCTGGCTACTCCACAAAGACCCACGTCAATGACATCATGCTTGTGAGGATGGACAAGCCAGTCAAGATGTCATCCAACGTGCAGAAAGTCAAGCTTCCTGATCACTGTGAACCCCCAGGGACAATGTGCACCGTCTCTGGATGGGGCACCACCACCAGCCCAGACG TGACCTTTCCCTCGGATCTTATGTGCTCGGACGTGAAGCTCATCTCCTCTAAGGAGTGCAAGAAGGTGTACAAGGACCTGCTGGGGAAAACCATGCTGTGCGCTGGCATTCCTGACTCGAAGACTAACACGTGCAAT GGTGACTCAGGGGGGCCCTTGGTGTGCAATGATACCCTTCAAGGTCTGGTATCCTGGGGAACCTACCCTTGTGGCCAGCCCAACGACCCAGGCGTCTACACTCAAGTCTGCAAGTACAAACGGTGGCTGGATGAGACCATAAAAACCTATCGCTAA
- the Klk9 gene encoding kallikrein-9, translating to MKLGLTLVLFSLLAGHCGADTRAVGARECQRNSQPWQAGLFYFTRQLCGATLINDQWLLTAAHCRKPHLWVRLGEHHLWQWEGPEKLLLVTDFFPHPGFNPDLSANDHNDDIMLIRLPWKVRLSPAVQPLNLTQNQPTVGTQCLISGWGSVSSTKIQYPMTLQCANISILDHKLCRWAYPGHISEKMLCAGLWEGGRGSCQGDSGGPLVCKGTLAGIVSGGSEPCSRPRRPAVYTSVFDYLEWIENTMEENSIHAKDRLEKNMDVER from the exons ATGAAGCTGGGACTCACCTTGGTGCTGTTTTCTCTGCTGGCAG GACACTGTGGAGCTGACACCCGCGCCGTGGGAGCCCGGGAATGCCAGCGCAACTCTCAGCCCTGGCAGGCCGGCCTCTTCTACTTCACCAGACAGCTCTGTGGAGCCACGCTCATCAATGACCAATGGCTGCTCACAGCTGCTCACTGCCGAAAGCC GCACCTGTGGGTCCGCCTCGGGGAGCATCACCTGTGGCAGTGGGAGGGCCCTGAGAAGCTACTTCTGGTCACAGACTTCTTCCCCCATCCTGGGTTCAATCCGGATCTCTCTGCCAATGACCACAATGATGATATTATGCTGATCCGGCTACCTTGGAAGGTCCGGCTGAGTCCAGCTGTGCAACCCCTCAACCTCACCCAGAACCAGCCAACCGTGGGCACCCAGTGCCTTATCTCTGGCTGGGGCAGTGTGTCAAGCACCAAAA TACAGTATCCAATGACACTCCAGTGTGCCAACATTAGCATCCTGGACCACAAGCTCTGCCGCTGGGCATACCCAGGCCACATCTCTGAGAAGATGCTGTGTGCTGGCCTGTGGGAGGGTGGCCGAGGCTCTTGCCAG GGTGACTCTGGGGGACCCCTGGTGTGCAAAGGAACCTTGGCAGGTATAGTGTCTGGGGGATCTGAGCCTTGTTCTAGGCCCCGGAGACCAGCTGTCTACACTAGCGTCTTTGACTACCTGGAGTGGATTGAAAACACCATGGAAGAGAACTCAATCCATGCTAAGGACAGACTGGAGAAGAACATGGATGTAGAACGATAA
- the Klk8 gene encoding kallikrein-8, translating into MGRPPPCAIQPWILLFLLMGAWAGLTRAQGSKILEGQECKPHSQPWQAALFQGERLVCGGVLVGDRWVLTAAHCKKEKYSVRLGDHSLQSRDQPEQEIQVARSIQHPCFNSSNPEDHSHDIMLIRLQNSANLGDKVKPVELANLCPKAGQRCIISGWGTVTSPQENFPNTLNCAEVKIYSQNKCERAYPGKITEGMVCAGSSNGADTCQGDSGGPLVCNGMLQGITSWGSDPCGKPEKPGVYTKICRYITWIKKTMGNKD; encoded by the exons ATGGGACGCCCCCCACCCTGTGCAATCCAGCCGtggatccttctgtttctgctaaTGGGAGCGTGGGCAG GACTCACCAGAGCTCAGGGCTCCAAGATCCTGGAAGGTCAGGAGTGTAAACCCCACTCCCAGCCCTGGCAGGCAGCCTTGTTCCAGGGCGAGAGATTGGTCTGCGGGGGCGTCCTGGTCGGAGACAGATGGGTCCTCACAGCAGCCCACTGCAAAAAAGA GAAGTACTCCGTGCGGCTAGGCGATCATAGCCTCCAGAGCAGAGATCAGCCGGAACAGGAGATCCAGGTGGCTCGGTCTATCCAGCATCCTTGCTTCAACAGCAGCAACCCAGAGGATCACAGTCACGATATAATGCTCATTCGACTGCAGAACTCAGCAAACCTTGGGGACAAAGTGAAGCCCGTCGAGCTGGCCAATCTGTGTCCCAAAGCTGGCCAGAGGTGCATCATATCAGGCTGGGGCACTGTCACCAGCCCTCAAG AGAACTTTCCAAACACCCTCAACTGTGCCGAAGTGAAAATCTATTCCCAGAACAAGTGTGAGAGAGCCTACCCAGGGAAGATCACCGAAGGCATGGTCTGTGCTGGCAGCAGCAATGGGGCTGACACGTGCCAG GGTGACTCGGGAGGCCCTCTGGTGTGCAACGGAATGCTCCAGGGCATCACCTCGTGGGGCTCAGACCCCTGTGGGAAACCTGAGAAACCCGGAGTCTACACCAAAATCTGCCGCTACATTACCTGGATCAAGAAGACCATGGGCAACAAGGACTGA